The Bradyrhizobium betae genomic interval TGGCCGCGGGCACACGGTCTTTCTCGATGGTGTCGATCAGTTCGATGGCTGCGGACAGCCGGGCAGCGGGAGTCATTTGAATCTTTCAGATTGGATCCGGCGCCCAAGCGCCTAGACCAGCAACAGCATTTTCAGCGCGAAGTAGATCCACATCGCCAGCAGCACGAGCACGCTGGCGAGCCAGACCGTCGAACGCGGACCGGGCTTGTTCGAGGAGGCGAAGATGCCGGCATGGGCAAAGCGCGTCACCACGAACACCCAGGACATCAGCACGATGAAGAGATCGGCATGGCGAAGCGGCAGCGCCAGCGCGATCAGGGCGTAGAACAGCACCGGCAGCTCGAACTCGCCAAGCGCAATGTCGGGGCTCCTGGCATCGCCCGAGACCAATGCCTTGCGGCGCCCCAGCACCATGCCGATCAGCAGCGCGAAGGTGAGACCCACCTGCACGAACACAGGCAGCAGAACCATTTGAATGGACATCGGAACTTTCCCGTAAGGCGGCACGCCGCGGACCGTCATTAGCCGCGACTTCTGGCGCTGACAATCGGCGAGTTGAACCGGCGTTCCCGATCCCGCGACCAAATGGCGATAGTTAAAGCGATTTTGGCCCCATGAGGCCGCCGGGCGAGCCAGCGCCAAGAGACTGACATGAACACCCTCTCCAGCCTTTTGACCGAATCCGCCGACGGCCGGCTCGGCATCCTGATGTCGGCGCTGTCAGGCATCGCGGCAGCGCTTGCCGTGGCGCTGGCGATGACGGTGTATGTCCGCCTGAGCTACCGGACCTGGCGCGACGTCGTCAGGCCCGGCCTCGCCGTGCTCGCCGCGATGGTCCTGTTCGCCTTTGCCGCCTACGACATGCGCCATGCCGCGCTGGCCTATCTCGGCCTCAACCCGTCCAGGCCCGCCGTCGAGTTCGAAATCCGCATGCCCAGGGAGACGCTGACGGCGGTGTCCGATGCCCAGATCGAGCTGCACACCGACCGCAACCAGACACTGGCGCTGGTCGACGGCGTGCGCGAGCTCGGCGACGGCCGCGCGCTGCTGCGTGGCGCGGTGGCGCTCAACCATCGCACCGCGGACCGCGTGCTGGCCGTCAACCTGCCCGGCAAGGGCACTTTCGAATTCCGCCTCCGCCTGCCCGCCGAGCCGCACCGTTCGGAGGACTTCAGCCCGTGGCATCTCGCCGACCGCGTCGCCTCACCGGTGTCGGGCGCCGTTGCTCCGCAGGACGCCTACGCGATCCGCTACCGCGTGTTTTAAACTTTGTTCATTGCGCTGCATGCCCGCGCCGTCATCGTTTCGACGCGCGACGCCGGGTAAGCTGACCGCATGTCCGAATTTCGCCTGACGCAGATTTCCGACACGCATCTCGGTCGGCGCTTCCCCGGCCTGATCGCCAACTTCCACCGTGTCAGTGAGCACATCGATAGGGATCGGCCCGATCTCGT includes:
- a CDS encoding acriflavin resistance protein, whose amino-acid sequence is MNTLSSLLTESADGRLGILMSALSGIAAALAVALAMTVYVRLSYRTWRDVVRPGLAVLAAMVLFAFAAYDMRHAALAYLGLNPSRPAVEFEIRMPRETLTAVSDAQIELHTDRNQTLALVDGVRELGDGRALLRGAVALNHRTADRVLAVNLPGKGTFEFRLRLPAEPHRSEDFSPWHLADRVASPVSGAVAPQDAYAIRYRVF
- a CDS encoding MAPEG family protein, whose amino-acid sequence is MSIQMVLLPVFVQVGLTFALLIGMVLGRRKALVSGDARSPDIALGEFELPVLFYALIALALPLRHADLFIVLMSWVFVVTRFAHAGIFASSNKPGPRSTVWLASVLVLLAMWIYFALKMLLLV